In Gigantopelta aegis isolate Gae_Host chromosome 6, Gae_host_genome, whole genome shotgun sequence, the following are encoded in one genomic region:
- the LOC121374749 gene encoding protein GVQW3-like: MSHARVFQWHKRFLDSREDVHDDQKSGRPKTTKIDENIRKVQKLVRSDRRLTIRMMAEMLSSNKELIRKILIEDLSMRKVCAKMVPKRLTDEQKQKRVDICTDLERIGQEANLLDSVITGD; this comes from the coding sequence ATGTCTCATGCTCGGGTATTTCAGTGGCATAAAAGATTTTTGGATAGTCGAGAAGATGTGCACGATGACCAAAAATCAGGTCGACCAAAAACCACCAAAATTGATGAAAACATTAGAAAAGTTCAAAAGCTAGTTCGTAGTGATCGCCGTTTAACAATTAGAATGATGGCTGAAATGCTTAGCAGTAACAAGGAATTGATTCGGAAGATTTTAATTGAAGATTTGTCCATGAGAAAGGTATGTGCAAAGATGGTGCCAAAACGTCTGACGGatgaacaaaaacagaaaagagtGGACATTTGCACTGATCTTGAGCGAATTGGACAAGAGGCAAACCTTCTAGACAGTGTTATCACAGGGGATTAG